In Aliidongia dinghuensis, a single genomic region encodes these proteins:
- a CDS encoding fibronectin type III domain-containing protein has product MLALVAALLCWVAPPALGDEPFCHSKVPDAPPGGNQKFRLAVNQANVGDGAQGQGTSLSSHGAVWQPRGGEITFTITDGNGGPIPPMSIVTCFRWHGAKDDNAWMPSSLPLRIVSTGQGSITYAARVPQLPNAPLEWWNRIAAGGHEEDYVGFGMVPLADLRVVATSTAAPAAAPAADWKSLDVIQPIGVTSGLFSFLVAGLGIGLAWAVLYKFGSWRQVPGNDIVLKLISTKSGVASLSQLQIILWTFVVGASGIYVMALSGDLIDISNGTLVLLGITGAATVGSKLQSHQEDQAGNPPPRAAPPPAVPAVPGAITALGLAPGSAPTDSEVRLVWPPPVGGGPPARYSVQYRVNGQAGAAWSIASSTVTATVLTVVGLSPNTVYDFQVFAVNASGPGAPSPILTPAATAAPAVPPA; this is encoded by the coding sequence TTGCTGGCGCTCGTCGCGGCTCTCCTCTGCTGGGTCGCTCCGCCGGCGCTTGGCGACGAGCCGTTCTGCCATTCCAAGGTTCCGGACGCCCCGCCGGGGGGCAATCAGAAGTTCAGGCTCGCCGTGAACCAGGCGAATGTCGGCGATGGCGCGCAGGGCCAGGGCACCAGCCTCTCGAGCCACGGTGCCGTCTGGCAGCCGCGCGGCGGCGAGATCACTTTCACGATCACGGATGGAAACGGCGGGCCGATCCCGCCGATGAGTATCGTCACCTGCTTCCGCTGGCACGGCGCCAAGGACGACAATGCCTGGATGCCGAGCTCGCTGCCGCTGCGCATCGTCAGCACCGGCCAGGGCTCGATCACCTACGCCGCCCGCGTGCCCCAACTGCCGAACGCGCCGCTCGAATGGTGGAACCGGATCGCGGCCGGCGGGCATGAGGAGGACTATGTCGGCTTCGGGATGGTGCCGCTCGCCGACTTGCGCGTCGTCGCCACGTCGACGGCGGCCCCGGCGGCGGCCCCGGCGGCGGATTGGAAGTCGCTGGACGTCATCCAGCCGATCGGCGTCACCAGCGGGCTCTTCTCGTTCCTGGTAGCCGGCCTCGGCATCGGGCTCGCCTGGGCCGTGCTCTACAAATTCGGTAGCTGGCGCCAAGTGCCCGGCAACGACATCGTCCTGAAGCTCATCTCGACGAAGAGCGGCGTCGCGAGCCTGTCCCAGCTGCAGATCATCCTCTGGACCTTCGTGGTCGGCGCCAGCGGCATCTATGTCATGGCGCTGTCGGGCGACCTCATCGACATCAGCAACGGCACGCTCGTGCTGCTCGGCATCACCGGGGCCGCGACCGTGGGCTCGAAGCTGCAGAGCCATCAGGAGGACCAGGCCGGCAATCCGCCGCCCCGCGCCGCGCCCCCGCCCGCCGTGCCGGCAGTGCCGGGCGCGATCACGGCCCTCGGCCTGGCACCGGGCTCGGCGCCGACCGACAGCGAGGTGCGGCTCGTCTGGCCGCCGCCGGTCGGCGGCGGTCCGCCGGCGCGTTATTCGGTGCAATATCGTGTGAACGGCCAGGCCGGTGCCGCCTGGAGCATCGCGTCCAGCACGGTCACGGCCACCGTCCTGACGGTCGTAGGGCTCTCGCCGAATACGGTCTACGACTTCCAGGTCTTCGCGGTGAACGCCAGCGGGCCCGGCGCGCCGTCACCCATCCTGACCCCGGCGGCGACGGCCGCGCCCGCCGTGCCGCCGGCGG